One Formosa sp. Hel3_A1_48 genomic window, TGTTCGTACAATTGATAAAAATTCACAGCTTTTTCAAACCTCTTGTTGTTCAATTCTTGCTATTACAGTCGAAGGGTTTAACGAGTACGAGAAGGCACTCTCGTCGCCATTTTCGACACTTTCCTATTTTGTGTTTGAATCAACAATAAGTATTCCAGTTGATTATATTTATAAAAACACGACGAAAGGTTCATACATAACCCATGTTCCCCCACCTCTCATTACAGATATTCAAGTGAGAGATCAAGTTTTTCTCATCTGATATTGGATTAATTT contains:
- a CDS encoding HYC_CC_PP family protein, with product MKTSLCFKIASLFMALAVVLASFSFKVEKNPCQPYTAEASADSAIESCCGFVRTIDKNSQLFQTSCCSILAITVEGFNEYEKALSSPFSTLSYFVFESTISIPVDYIYKNTTKGSYITHVPPPLITDIQVRDQVFLI